The following is a genomic window from Hymenobacter gelipurpurascens.
AGCATCCGCACGCCCAGTTTTTCCATGCGCTCTAGCCACTGGTAGAACTCTTCTATGCGGTCGAAATAATCCCAGGGCGACTTCACCACCACCACATCATAGCGCAGCCAATCCACAGCGGGGTTGGTCCAGACGCGGGGTTCTACGGAATGGCCCTGCTCGCGCAGATAACGGGTAAGCAGGCTGTCCTCGTCCTCCACGTTGGGGGCGGCATATTGGGCGAGGCTTTCGCAGGTAACTAAGGCAATGTTCATTATGGGTGGAAAAGGATGCGAAGAACGAGCCGTACGCAGGCGCTAGGCCTATGCACTGGCGGGGTAGTGGCCTAGCAGACGTATCCTGGGCGACAGGGTTGCCTAGGCCAGTCTGGCAGGTGTATGGAGGCGCTATTTCTTACCGGCACCGAGGTAATCGGCGGCGAGCGTAGCCAGGGTTTTCACGCCCAGCGTGAGGCCGCTTTCATCAATGAAAAAGCCGGCCGTGTGGTGCGGAGCCGTTTCTGCGGGACTCTTGCCCTTGGGCATGCCACCTACAAATACGAACAGGCCGGGTATTTTTTCCTGGTAAAAAGCAAAGTCCTCGGCCCCGGTTACGGCCTTCTGCACCACTACTTTATCGGGGCCGGCGGTGCGGCGCAGCGTGGGCGCCATTTGCTCCGTGAGGCGCAGGTCGTTGAACGTTACGGGCGCGTAGTTCGTGATATCAACCTCGGCCGTAGCGCCCGCGCTTTCGGCAATGTTGGTGGCCGTACGGCGCACCGCCGCCCATATTTTCTGCTGCATTTCCTTGTTCAGGCAGCGAATGGTGCCCGTCAGCTCCACCTGCTCCGGAATGATGTTGTTGCGCACGCCGCCGTGCACCATGCCCACCGTGAGTACGGCGGCATCCTCGGTCAGCTCAGCCTGGCGGCTCACGATGGTTTGCAGACCCATGATAATCTGGGCAGCCGTCACTACGGGGTCCACAGCCAGCCAGGGGTAGGCACCGTGTGCCGACTTGCCTTTCACCTTGATGCTGAACACATCGGAAGAGGCCATTTCGCCGCCAGGGCGGTACTTGAGCGTGCCTACTTCCGTCTGGGCATTGATATGGACGCCGAAGATGGCATCTACCTTGGGGTTATCGAGCACCCCCTGTTTCACCATCAGACGGGCGCCGCCTTCCTCGCCCGGCAACGAACCTTCCTCGGCGGGCTGGAAAATGAATTTGACCGTACCGGGCAGGTCTTTTTTCACCTGCGAAAGGACCTCAGCGGCCCCGAGCAACATGGCTACGTGGGTATCGTGGCCGCAGGCATGCATCACGCCTACCTCCTGGCCGTTGTAGCTGGTGCGGGCTTTGGAGGCGAAAGGAATATTGACGCTTTCGGTTACGGGCAGGGCGTCCATGTCGGCGCGTAGGGCTACTACCGGGCCAGGCTTGCCGCCGCGCAGAATGGCCACTACACCGGTTTTCGCCACGCCCGTTTGCACCTCCAGGCCTAGCTTTTTGAGCTGAGCAGCCACAATGCCGGCCGTGCGGGTTTCCATGTTCCCCAGCTCGGGGTGCTCATGAATATCGCGGCGCCAGGCAACTACCTGGGCTTCCTGCTGGGCAGCGAGCTTAGCAATCCGGTCGTTGAGGGTGGTATTTTGAGCGGCGGCAGGGGCGGCCAGACCCGCTGCCAATAGGCCTGTTAGGGCGTAATGAGTTACTCTCATGAGCAAATGAAGTACTTAATAGAAGACAAAACAGAAAGAAATTCTCCAGGGAGAAGCGAAGGGCGCAACGACTGGCCTAGGGCTTATTTCTGGTTCATTTCCAGATAATCAGTGGCCAGCGTAGCCAGCGTTCTGACGCCTAGCGTGAAGCCGCTTTCATCCAGCTTGAAGCCGGCGGTGTGGTGGTCGGCAGTAGTGGCGGGGTCCTGGCCCTTGGACATACCACCCAGAAACACGAACAGGCCGGGCACTTTTTCCTGGTACAAAGAAAAATCCTCGGCCCATGTATTGGGCTTCACTTCCTTAATGTTGACTGCGCCGCCGGCCACATTCTGGAGGGTGGGCAGCATGCGCGCCGTGAGGGGCAGGTTGTTGAAGGTAACGGGCACGTAGGGCTCAATGCTCACTTCGGCCGTGGCGCCGGCGCTTTCGGCAATGTTGGTGGCCGTACGGCGGATGGCGGCCCAAATTTGCTCCTGCGTCTTGGGGTTGAAAGCCCGGATAGTGCCGCTCAGCTCCACATCAGCTGGAATAACGTTGTAGCGCACCCCGGCCTTGAGCGTGCCTACCGTTACCACGGCGGCATCCTCGGTGAGGTTTACCTGGCGGCTCACGATGGTTTGCAGGCCCATGATGATCTGGGCAGCCGTCACTACGGGGTCGACGCTGCTCCAGGGCCGGGCCCCGTGCGAGCCTTTGCCGATAACCTTGATGGTGAACCGGTCGGAGCTGGCCATTTCGCCGCCGGGCCGGTAGGCTAGCTGGCCTACCTCGGTTTGGGCATTGATGTGCAGCCCGAAAACCGCCGCCACTTTAGGGTTTTCGAGCACACCTTCTTTTATCATGAGCTTGGCGCCGCCCTCCACACCCGGCAGGGAGCCTTCCTCGGCGGGCTGAAAGATAAACTTAACGGTGCCGGGCAGGTCCTTTTTCACTTGGCTCAGCACCTCGGCCGCGCCCATGAGCATGGCTGTGTGCGCATCGTGGCCGCAGGCGTGCATCACGCCCACGGGCTGGCCTAGGTACGTGGTTTTGACGGTGGAGGCAAAGGTCACGCCGGAGGTTTCCGTAACCGGCAGAGCATCCATATCGGCGCGCAGCGCTACCACCGGACCGGGCTTGCCGCCGCGCAGAATGCCCACTACCCCGGTGCGGCCTACGCCGGTCTGTACTTCCAGGCCCAGCTTTTTCAGGTGCGCCGCCACAATGCCGGCCGTGCGCGTTTCCTCATTGCCCAACTCGGGATGCTGGTGGAAGTCTCGCCGCCAAGCAATGACTTTACTCTCTTCTTGCGCCGAGAGCTGGGCAATTCGGGCGTTGAGGGCCTGGTTTTGGGCGAAGGCGGAAGGCAGCGGGAGCGTGAGCCCCAGCGCCAGGGCGGCGTAGAATGACTTCATCGGAAATGTGCAGAGCGAAACAGAAGTCAAAAAGTACGACGCAGTTAGCAGTAAACCACCTTCCCGGAAGGAAGCCGTATTTTTGGGGCCTCCTGAACCCTATGCCTGCTCCTACTTCATCTCTCCCCGGTTTCGCCCCCACGACTACGGATTCCATCAACTGGAAAGTGGCCTGGCAGTGGCCTGGGTTCCGTTGGTTGCTGGGCAGCGCACTGGCGCTGCTGCTGCTTTTGGCGGCGCTGCTGCCGCGCTTCTTTGCCTGGGTGCAGGCCCGGCCCGGCTACCTCCTCCCCGACCCACTCCTGGCCAACCTACCCGCCCGCGACGTTTCCGGCGACGCGTTTGCGGTTATCTACCTCGGGATAGGCCTAGGCGTAATTACGCTGCTGCCTAGGCCACTGCGGCTGCTGCGGGCGCTGTGGGCGTACTGGCTGCTGCACGTATTCCGGTGCCTGACCTTGCTGCTGGTCCCGCTGGAGCCCCCGACTGGCCTGGTAGTGCTACACGACCCGTTAGTGGAGCGCTTCTTCTACGCCGCGCCGTCGCCCATCACCAAAGATTTGCTCTTCTCCGGGCACACTGCCACCCTCCTGTTGCTAACCCTGACTGTGCCGGCTGGCTGGCGGCGCTGGGTGCTGGGAGTTGCCACTGGGCTGATTGGGAGTTTGGTATTGGTGCAGCACGCACACTATACGTACGATGTGCTGGCGGCCGTGCCGTTCACGCTACTGGCCTACTCGCTGGCTGGCCGCGTGTGCAACGGCACCTTGCCCAGCGCGTAGGCCAGTAGAGAGATGTTTACTTCAGGTGCTTTTCGTAGATGCCGGCCGCAATTTTCTCGG
Proteins encoded in this region:
- a CDS encoding amidohydrolase, with protein sequence MRVTHYALTGLLAAGLAAPAAAQNTTLNDRIAKLAAQQEAQVVAWRRDIHEHPELGNMETRTAGIVAAQLKKLGLEVQTGVAKTGVVAILRGGKPGPVVALRADMDALPVTESVNIPFASKARTSYNGQEVGVMHACGHDTHVAMLLGAAEVLSQVKKDLPGTVKFIFQPAEEGSLPGEEGGARLMVKQGVLDNPKVDAIFGVHINAQTEVGTLKYRPGGEMASSDVFSIKVKGKSAHGAYPWLAVDPVVTAAQIIMGLQTIVSRQAELTEDAAVLTVGMVHGGVRNNIIPEQVELTGTIRCLNKEMQQKIWAAVRRTATNIAESAGATAEVDITNYAPVTFNDLRLTEQMAPTLRRTAGPDKVVVQKAVTGAEDFAFYQEKIPGLFVFVGGMPKGKSPAETAPHHTAGFFIDESGLTLGVKTLATLAADYLGAGKK
- a CDS encoding amidohydrolase — its product is MKSFYAALALGLTLPLPSAFAQNQALNARIAQLSAQEESKVIAWRRDFHQHPELGNEETRTAGIVAAHLKKLGLEVQTGVGRTGVVGILRGGKPGPVVALRADMDALPVTETSGVTFASTVKTTYLGQPVGVMHACGHDAHTAMLMGAAEVLSQVKKDLPGTVKFIFQPAEEGSLPGVEGGAKLMIKEGVLENPKVAAVFGLHINAQTEVGQLAYRPGGEMASSDRFTIKVIGKGSHGARPWSSVDPVVTAAQIIMGLQTIVSRQVNLTEDAAVVTVGTLKAGVRYNVIPADVELSGTIRAFNPKTQEQIWAAIRRTATNIAESAGATAEVSIEPYVPVTFNNLPLTARMLPTLQNVAGGAVNIKEVKPNTWAEDFSLYQEKVPGLFVFLGGMSKGQDPATTADHHTAGFKLDESGFTLGVRTLATLATDYLEMNQK
- a CDS encoding phosphatase PAP2-related protein, with protein sequence MPAPTSSLPGFAPTTTDSINWKVAWQWPGFRWLLGSALALLLLLAALLPRFFAWVQARPGYLLPDPLLANLPARDVSGDAFAVIYLGIGLGVITLLPRPLRLLRALWAYWLLHVFRCLTLLLVPLEPPTGLVVLHDPLVERFFYAAPSPITKDLLFSGHTATLLLLTLTVPAGWRRWVLGVATGLIGSLVLVQHAHYTYDVLAAVPFTLLAYSLAGRVCNGTLPSA